One genomic region from Vibrio cyclitrophicus encodes:
- a CDS encoding L-threonylcarbamoyladenylate synthase, with product MSQFFYVHPDNPQARLITQAVAIIRNGGVVVYPTDSGYALGCQLENKQALERICKIRRIDDKHNFTLLCRDLSELSLYARVDNVAFRLLKAHTPGAYTFIFKATKEVPKRLMNAKRKTIGIRVPDNKIALDLLEAMGEPLMSTSLILPGNETTESDPEEIRDSLEHAVDVILNGGYLGEQPTTVIDFSDDDAVVLRRGAGDPAPFE from the coding sequence ATGAGCCAGTTTTTTTATGTACATCCAGATAACCCACAAGCACGCTTAATTACCCAGGCGGTTGCGATTATTCGCAATGGCGGTGTGGTGGTTTATCCAACAGATTCCGGCTATGCGCTGGGCTGTCAGCTTGAAAATAAACAAGCACTTGAACGTATCTGTAAGATCCGTCGAATCGATGACAAACACAATTTCACGTTGTTATGCCGTGATCTTTCTGAATTGTCTCTGTACGCACGAGTAGATAACGTCGCATTCCGCCTGCTTAAGGCGCATACGCCCGGTGCTTACACGTTTATTTTTAAAGCAACCAAAGAAGTGCCAAAGCGTCTGATGAACGCCAAGCGTAAAACGATTGGGATTCGTGTCCCAGACAACAAGATTGCACTCGACTTGTTGGAAGCGATGGGCGAGCCATTGATGTCGACGTCACTGATTCTTCCGGGGAACGAGACAACTGAATCGGACCCTGAAGAAATTCGTGACAGCCTAGAGCATGCGGTTGATGTCATTTTGAATGGCGGTTACTTAGGTGAGCAACCAACCACAGTTATTGACTTCAGCGACGATGACGCCGTTGTTTTACGTCGTGGTGCCGGCGATCCAGCACCGTTTGAATAA
- the trpCF gene encoding bifunctional indole-3-glycerol-phosphate synthase TrpC/phosphoribosylanthranilate isomerase TrpF has product MTQTTDKLSTHVSVKEAEMAEVLAKIVRDKYQWVEARKQTQPLDEFKASLTLTDRSFYDALSGEQTVFITECKKASPSKGLIRDEFDLDYIASVYNNHANAISVLTDEKYFQGDFEFLPKVRSIAKQPILCKDFMVDTYQVYLARHYSADAILLMLSVLDDEEYQALAEVAHSLNMGVLTEVSNEEELHRAVALKAKVIGINNRNLRDLSTDLNRTKELAPLIRELAPNAVVISESGIYTHKQVRDLSTFADGFLIGSSLMAEKNLELAVRKVTLGENKVCGLTHSDDAAKAYQAGAVFGGLIFVEASKRHVDIEAARLTMSGAPLNYVGVFQNHSVADVANTVSELGLFAVQLHGDESQAFVDELKQSLPENVEIWKAYGVACSTENGAESVLPELLQSNVTRHLLDTKVGSQTGGTGQAFDWSLINNQSAIMLAGGLNPENANQAAKLGCLGLDLNSGVESAPGKKDADKLQHAFAAIRNY; this is encoded by the coding sequence ATGACACAGACTACCGATAAACTGTCGACCCACGTTTCAGTCAAAGAAGCTGAAATGGCGGAAGTATTAGCAAAAATCGTTCGTGATAAATACCAATGGGTTGAAGCGCGTAAGCAGACTCAACCATTAGACGAGTTTAAGGCGTCACTAACCCTAACAGACCGCAGCTTTTATGATGCACTGAGCGGCGAACAAACAGTTTTCATCACTGAATGTAAAAAAGCATCTCCGTCAAAAGGGCTAATCCGTGACGAGTTTGACTTGGATTACATTGCATCGGTGTACAACAACCACGCAAACGCAATTTCAGTACTGACAGACGAGAAATACTTCCAAGGTGACTTTGAGTTTTTACCAAAGGTTCGTAGCATTGCTAAGCAGCCAATCCTGTGTAAAGACTTCATGGTTGATACCTACCAAGTTTACCTAGCTCGTCACTACTCAGCTGACGCAATTTTGCTAATGCTATCGGTATTAGATGACGAAGAGTACCAAGCACTGGCTGAAGTCGCTCACTCACTCAACATGGGTGTACTTACCGAAGTCAGCAACGAAGAAGAGCTTCACCGCGCTGTCGCTTTAAAAGCAAAGGTGATCGGTATTAATAACCGTAACCTACGTGACCTTTCGACTGATTTGAATCGTACCAAAGAGTTGGCTCCGCTGATTCGCGAACTGGCTCCAAACGCAGTCGTGATTTCAGAGTCTGGCATCTACACACACAAACAAGTGCGTGACCTTTCAACATTTGCAGACGGCTTCCTAATCGGCAGCTCTCTCATGGCTGAAAAGAACCTTGAACTTGCAGTGCGTAAAGTGACGCTCGGTGAAAACAAAGTGTGTGGTTTAACTCACTCTGACGATGCCGCGAAAGCGTATCAAGCAGGTGCAGTATTCGGTGGTTTGATTTTCGTTGAAGCGTCTAAGCGTCATGTGGATATCGAGGCAGCTCGTTTAACCATGAGCGGCGCACCTTTGAACTACGTGGGTGTGTTCCAAAATCATAGTGTTGCTGACGTTGCTAACACAGTTTCTGAACTCGGTCTGTTTGCGGTGCAACTGCACGGTGATGAATCTCAAGCGTTTGTCGATGAGTTAAAACAATCTCTACCTGAAAATGTTGAAATTTGGAAAGCTTACGGTGTTGCTTGCAGTACTGAAAACGGCGCTGAAAGTGTGCTACCAGAATTACTTCAAAGCAATGTGACTCGTCACCTGCTAGATACTAAAGTGGGTTCTCAAACGGGTGGTACTGGTCAAGCGTTCGATTGGAGCCTAATCAACAACCAAAGCGCAATCATGTTAGCGGGTGGCCTAAACCCAGAAAACGCTAACCAAGCGGCTAAGTTGGGCTGTTTAGGATTAGACCTCAACTCTGGCGTTGAATCCGCTCCGGGTAAAAAAGACGCAGACAAACTGCAACACGCCTTTGCAGCGATTCGTAATTACTAG
- the trpB gene encoding tryptophan synthase subunit beta, whose amino-acid sequence MAKLDAYFGEYGGQYVPQILVPALDQLEQAFIDAQADPEFRSEFMTLLQEYAGRPTALTLTRNLTKGTKTKLYLKREDLLHGGAHKTNQVLGQALLAKRMGKQEIIAETGAGQHGVATALARALLGLKCRVYMGAKDVERQSPNVFRMKLMGAEVIPVHSGSSTLKDACNEALRDWSATYEDAHYLLGTAAGPHPFPTIVRDFQRMIGEETKNQILAREGRLPDAVIACVGGGSNAIGMFADFIEEESVRLIGVEPAGKGIDTDQHGAPLKHGKTGIFFGMKAPLMQDENGQVEESYSVSAGLDFPSVGPQHAHLNAIGRAEYDNVTDDEALEAFQLIARKEGIIAALESSHAVAHAVKMAHDDPEKEQLLVVNLSGRGDKDIFSVHDILKEKGAL is encoded by the coding sequence ATGGCTAAACTCGATGCCTACTTCGGTGAATACGGTGGTCAATACGTACCGCAGATCCTAGTGCCAGCACTAGACCAACTAGAACAAGCATTTATCGATGCACAAGCCGATCCTGAGTTCCGCAGTGAATTCATGACGCTTCTGCAAGAGTACGCAGGTCGTCCAACGGCACTAACGCTAACGCGTAACCTGACTAAAGGTACAAAAACTAAACTGTACCTAAAGCGTGAAGATCTACTTCACGGCGGTGCTCACAAGACAAACCAAGTTCTTGGCCAAGCATTGCTAGCAAAACGTATGGGTAAGCAAGAAATCATTGCTGAAACAGGCGCAGGCCAACACGGCGTTGCAACAGCTCTAGCGCGTGCTCTGTTAGGCCTTAAGTGTCGCGTTTACATGGGTGCAAAAGACGTTGAACGTCAGAGCCCGAACGTATTCCGTATGAAGCTGATGGGCGCAGAGGTTATCCCTGTTCATTCTGGTTCTTCAACGCTAAAAGATGCATGTAACGAAGCGCTACGTGACTGGTCAGCAACTTATGAAGACGCTCACTACCTGCTGGGTACTGCGGCTGGCCCGCACCCATTCCCAACGATTGTTCGTGATTTCCAACGCATGATCGGTGAAGAAACGAAGAACCAAATTCTAGCTCGTGAAGGTCGCCTTCCTGATGCCGTTATCGCTTGTGTCGGCGGTGGTTCAAACGCTATCGGCATGTTCGCTGATTTCATTGAAGAAGAGTCTGTTCGCCTAATCGGTGTTGAGCCTGCAGGTAAAGGTATTGATACCGACCAACACGGCGCGCCACTTAAGCACGGTAAAACGGGTATCTTCTTTGGTATGAAAGCACCATTGATGCAAGATGAGAACGGCCAAGTAGAAGAGTCTTACTCTGTTTCTGCGGGTCTAGATTTCCCATCAGTTGGTCCTCAACACGCGCACCTAAATGCCATTGGCCGTGCTGAATACGACAACGTGACCGATGACGAAGCGCTAGAAGCGTTCCAATTGATTGCACGTAAAGAAGGTATTATCGCAGCGCTAGAGTCATCTCATGCTGTGGCTCATGCTGTTAAAATGGCTCACGACGACCCAGAGAAAGAACAGCTATTAGTGGTTAATCTATCTGGTCGTGGTGACAAAGACATTTTCTCCGTACACGACATTCTTAAAGAGAAAGGAGCATTATAA
- a CDS encoding aminodeoxychorismate/anthranilate synthase component II, whose amino-acid sequence MADIVFIDNFDSFTYNLVDQFRSLGHSVKIYRNNIPAKVVEAAINELDNPVALLSPGPGAPADAGCMPELIQLLKGKVPMIGICLGHQAIVEAYGGTVAGAGEIIHGKVSMMEHQNHATYQGLPSPLAIARYHSLVATHVSDSLTVTAEVDDLVMSVVQEKDKVCGFQFHPESIMTTYGTTLLANAIEWALEKPLHLEKSSTLDKKTN is encoded by the coding sequence ATGGCTGATATTGTATTCATCGATAACTTCGACTCGTTCACTTACAACCTTGTAGACCAGTTTCGTTCATTAGGTCACAGTGTGAAAATTTACCGTAACAACATTCCTGCAAAAGTAGTTGAAGCGGCGATCAACGAACTAGACAACCCTGTTGCACTGCTTTCACCTGGCCCTGGCGCTCCGGCTGATGCGGGCTGCATGCCTGAGCTGATTCAGCTGCTAAAAGGCAAAGTGCCAATGATTGGCATTTGCTTAGGCCACCAAGCGATTGTTGAAGCCTACGGCGGCACCGTTGCAGGCGCTGGCGAAATAATTCATGGTAAGGTGTCGATGATGGAACACCAAAACCATGCGACTTACCAAGGCTTACCTTCGCCACTGGCTATCGCTCGCTACCACTCTTTAGTAGCAACGCATGTATCTGATAGCCTAACGGTGACAGCTGAAGTCGATGATTTGGTAATGTCTGTGGTTCAAGAAAAAGACAAAGTTTGTGGATTCCAATTCCACCCAGAGTCGATAATGACGACCTACGGTACAACGCTTCTAGCGAACGCTATCGAATGGGCTCTTGAGAAACCTCTTCATCTAGAGAAAAGCTCTACTCTTGATAAAAAGACTAACTAG
- a CDS encoding anthranilate synthase component 1, with translation MNKAIEIKKLGTIEVINSSVPYSQDPTSVFHTLCENKTDSLLLESAEIESKQNLTSLLLIDSAVRIVCRGHEVTFQALTENGQALIEHLTQNVKAEIKSDLTDNVLTLTFIEPSNEVDEDSRLREASSFDALRLVQHSFEQDADNKHALFMAGLFAYDIVANFEPLGDAEATNNCPDFVFYVAETLLRFDHQENEGLLHASLFAQDDSIKVRLTERLAEIQTQCQSLKAITEVTPLNNVEAVPSVSDKDFCQTVRDLKEYVVKGDVFQVVPSRRFTLPCPAPLAAYKELKQSNPSPYMFYMQDELFTLFGASPESALKYETETNQIEIYPIAGTRRRGKRPNGQIDFDLDSRIELELRTDKKENAEHMMLVDLARNDVARIAEAGTRHVADLLKVDRYSHVMHLVSRVVGQLREDLDALHAYQACMNMGTLTGAPKIRAMQLIRDVEKTRRGSYGGAVGYLTGEGTLDTCIVIRSAYVEDGMAQVQAGAGVVFDSDPQAEADETRGKAQAVISAIQAAHTKNLTSKKES, from the coding sequence GTGAACAAGGCCATTGAAATCAAAAAGCTGGGAACCATTGAGGTCATCAATTCTTCAGTTCCTTACTCGCAAGATCCAACCAGCGTTTTTCATACTTTGTGTGAAAACAAAACAGACAGTCTGTTGTTGGAATCTGCTGAGATTGAATCTAAACAGAACCTGACAAGCCTACTCCTTATCGACTCTGCTGTTCGCATCGTATGTCGCGGACATGAAGTAACCTTTCAAGCATTGACTGAAAACGGTCAAGCGCTTATCGAACACCTAACTCAAAATGTGAAAGCAGAAATTAAATCTGACCTGACTGATAACGTTTTGACGCTGACTTTTATCGAGCCAAGCAACGAAGTAGATGAAGACTCACGTTTAAGAGAAGCCTCTTCATTCGATGCTCTACGTTTAGTGCAGCACAGCTTTGAGCAAGACGCAGATAACAAACACGCACTATTCATGGCGGGCTTATTCGCTTATGACATCGTGGCGAACTTTGAACCGCTAGGTGATGCTGAAGCAACCAACAATTGTCCTGACTTTGTCTTCTACGTAGCTGAAACACTATTGCGTTTCGACCATCAAGAGAACGAAGGCCTACTTCATGCGAGCTTGTTCGCTCAAGATGACAGCATCAAAGTACGGCTAACTGAGCGCTTAGCCGAAATTCAAACTCAGTGTCAATCACTGAAAGCCATCACAGAAGTAACACCGCTCAACAACGTTGAAGCGGTACCAAGCGTTTCAGATAAAGACTTCTGCCAAACGGTTCGTGACTTAAAAGAATACGTAGTAAAAGGTGACGTATTCCAAGTGGTACCTTCACGCCGCTTCACACTGCCTTGCCCTGCTCCACTGGCTGCTTACAAAGAACTCAAGCAAAGTAACCCAAGCCCTTACATGTTCTACATGCAAGACGAGCTGTTTACTCTGTTTGGTGCTTCTCCTGAAAGTGCTCTGAAATACGAAACAGAAACTAATCAAATCGAGATTTACCCAATTGCCGGTACTCGTCGCCGCGGTAAGCGCCCGAATGGCCAAATCGATTTCGATCTAGACAGCCGTATTGAGCTTGAACTGCGCACCGACAAGAAAGAAAACGCAGAACACATGATGCTAGTAGACCTAGCGCGTAACGATGTGGCTCGTATTGCTGAAGCAGGCACTCGCCACGTAGCAGACTTGCTAAAAGTTGACCGCTACAGCCATGTGATGCACTTGGTTTCTCGTGTTGTAGGTCAGCTACGTGAAGATTTAGATGCCCTACACGCTTACCAAGCTTGTATGAACATGGGTACGCTAACGGGCGCACCAAAAATCCGTGCAATGCAGCTTATTCGTGACGTAGAAAAAACGCGCCGTGGTAGCTACGGCGGTGCAGTCGGTTACCTAACCGGCGAAGGTACTTTAGATACTTGTATCGTAATTCGCTCTGCTTACGTTGAAGATGGCATGGCACAAGTACAAGCAGGCGCGGGCGTGGTGTTCGACTCTGACCCACAAGCAGAAGCGGATGAAACTCGCGGCAAAGCTCAAGCGGTCATATCTGCGATTCAAGCAGCTCATACTAAAAACCTAACAAGTAAGAAGGAGTCGTAA
- the trpD gene encoding anthranilate phosphoribosyltransferase translates to MEQINKLYEQQSLTQEESQQLFDVIIKGELDPILMASALTALKIKGETPDEIAGAAKALLANANPFPRPDYDFADIVGTGGDGHDTINISTTSAFVAAACGLKIAKHGNRSVSSKSGSSDLLDSFGINLAMTAEDTRTAVDELGVAFLFAPQYHGGVRHAMPVRQTMKTRTIFNILGPLINPARPNIELMGVYSKELVRPIAETMLQMGMKRAAVVHGSGLDEVAIHGETIVAEIKDGTIHEYTVTPADFGLNTHPLEAIKGGEPEENKAITTDILTGKGTEAQVGAVAVNVALLMRLFGYEDLKANAQQAIDAMNSGKAYELVQKLAAHA, encoded by the coding sequence ATGGAACAGATTAATAAACTTTACGAACAACAGTCTCTTACTCAAGAAGAAAGCCAACAACTGTTTGATGTGATCATCAAGGGCGAACTAGACCCAATCTTGATGGCTTCAGCGCTGACTGCATTGAAAATCAAAGGCGAGACGCCAGACGAAATCGCTGGCGCGGCAAAAGCACTGCTTGCCAATGCAAACCCGTTTCCACGCCCTGATTACGATTTTGCAGACATCGTAGGTACAGGTGGCGATGGTCATGACACCATCAACATTTCTACAACCTCTGCATTTGTAGCAGCAGCGTGTGGTTTAAAAATCGCGAAGCACGGTAACCGCAGTGTATCGAGCAAGTCAGGCTCCTCTGACCTACTAGACTCGTTCGGCATCAACCTAGCGATGACAGCTGAAGACACTCGTACTGCAGTCGACGAGCTTGGCGTAGCATTCCTATTCGCTCCGCAATACCACGGTGGCGTGCGTCACGCGATGCCTGTTCGCCAAACTATGAAAACACGCACGATCTTCAACATTCTTGGCCCACTAATTAACCCTGCTCGCCCTAACATCGAGCTTATGGGTGTTTACAGCAAAGAGCTTGTACGCCCTATCGCGGAAACCATGCTGCAAATGGGTATGAAACGTGCAGCGGTTGTTCACGGTAGCGGCCTTGATGAAGTAGCAATTCACGGCGAAACGATCGTTGCTGAAATTAAAGATGGCACAATTCACGAATACACCGTGACTCCGGCAGATTTTGGTTTGAACACTCACCCTCTTGAAGCGATTAAGGGCGGCGAGCCAGAAGAGAACAAAGCTATCACAACAGATATCCTGACGGGTAAAGGCACTGAAGCCCAAGTTGGCGCAGTAGCCGTGAACGTTGCTTTGCTGATGCGCCTATTCGGTTACGAAGATCTAAAAGCCAATGCACAGCAAGCGATTGACGCAATGAACTCTGGCAAAGCATACGAGCTTGTACAAAAGCTTGCTGCACATGCCTAA
- the trpA gene encoding tryptophan synthase subunit alpha, with protein MDRYQSLFTRLAEKNQGAFVPFVTVGDPNPEQSLKIMETLVEAGADALELGIPFSDPLADGPTIQGANIRALDSKVTPDVCFDLISQIRAKYPELPIGLLMYANLVYARGIENFYERCAKAGIDSVLIADVPTNESGEFVAAAKKFGIHPIFIAPPTASDETLQSVSELGGGYTYLLSRSGVTGAETKANMPVTALLDRLNKFDAPPALLGFGISAPEQVKEAIEAGAAGAISGSAVVKIIESNVEQPEEMLKALAEFVTPMKAATQK; from the coding sequence ATGGATCGCTATCAATCACTCTTCACTCGCTTAGCTGAAAAGAATCAGGGCGCATTTGTACCATTCGTAACGGTTGGCGATCCTAATCCTGAGCAGTCTCTTAAGATCATGGAAACACTCGTTGAAGCGGGTGCTGATGCACTTGAGCTTGGTATTCCATTCTCAGATCCACTTGCTGATGGCCCAACAATCCAAGGCGCAAACATTCGTGCTTTAGATTCTAAAGTAACGCCAGATGTGTGTTTTGATCTTATTAGTCAAATTCGCGCTAAATACCCAGAGCTACCAATCGGCCTACTGATGTACGCGAACTTGGTTTACGCACGTGGTATAGAAAATTTTTACGAACGCTGCGCAAAAGCAGGTATCGATTCAGTATTGATTGCTGATGTACCAACCAACGAAAGCGGAGAGTTTGTTGCTGCAGCGAAGAAGTTTGGTATTCACCCAATCTTTATTGCTCCGCCAACAGCAAGCGATGAAACACTTCAGTCAGTATCTGAGTTAGGTGGTGGTTACACTTACCTACTTTCTCGCTCAGGCGTAACTGGTGCTGAAACAAAGGCAAACATGCCAGTAACGGCGCTGCTTGACCGCTTGAACAAGTTCGACGCACCACCAGCATTGCTTGGTTTCGGTATCTCGGCACCAGAGCAAGTAAAAGAAGCCATTGAAGCAGGCGCTGCCGGTGCCATCTCTGGCTCAGCTGTCGTGAAAATCATTGAGAGTAACGTAGAACAACCTGAAGAAATGCTAAAAGCATTAGCTGAATTTGTTACACCAATGAAAGCTGCGACGCAAAAATAA
- the rnm gene encoding RNase RNM, with translation MRIDLHSHTTASDGRLTPPELIDRALGFNIEALAITDHDTTDGLAEARSYIADNNLPIQLINGIEISTVWQNKDIHIVGLNVDPESPELKALIEQQKQHRVGRAEMIAQRLEKATREGVLDEVKLIAGDAPITRAHFAKWLVDNGYAKTMQQVFKKFLTRNNPGYVPPTWCSMSDAVTAIHAAGGQAVLAHPARYGLTAKWVKRLLAAFVEAKGDAMEVAQPQQAQQERRTLADYAIQYKLLASQGSDFHYPSPWMELGRNLWLPSGVEEVWKDWEFQTVPPSDTDDSI, from the coding sequence ATGAGAATTGATCTACATAGTCATACAACAGCCTCAGATGGCCGACTTACTCCACCTGAACTGATTGACCGAGCGCTAGGCTTTAACATCGAAGCGTTAGCGATTACAGATCATGATACGACTGATGGGCTTGCAGAAGCACGCAGCTATATTGCTGATAACAATCTTCCTATTCAGTTGATTAACGGCATCGAGATCTCAACCGTTTGGCAAAACAAAGATATCCATATTGTTGGGTTAAACGTCGATCCTGAATCACCAGAATTGAAAGCGTTAATTGAACAACAGAAGCAACACCGTGTCGGACGTGCAGAGATGATTGCTCAGCGCCTTGAGAAAGCGACCCGAGAAGGGGTTCTCGATGAGGTTAAGTTGATTGCTGGTGATGCGCCGATTACTCGCGCTCACTTTGCTAAGTGGCTAGTTGATAACGGTTATGCGAAAACCATGCAGCAGGTATTTAAAAAGTTTCTAACTCGCAATAACCCAGGCTACGTGCCGCCAACTTGGTGCTCTATGAGCGATGCTGTCACGGCAATTCATGCAGCCGGCGGACAGGCTGTATTAGCACACCCTGCGCGATATGGCCTTACAGCAAAGTGGGTTAAGCGTTTGTTAGCCGCATTTGTTGAAGCAAAAGGTGACGCTATGGAAGTGGCTCAACCTCAACAAGCACAACAAGAAAGACGCACACTTGCGGATTATGCTATACAATACAAACTATTAGCCTCCCAAGGCAGCGACTTCCATTATCCATCCCCGTGGATGGAACTTGGACGTAATCTCTGGCTACCTTCTGGGGTCGAAGAAGTATGGAAAGATTGGGAGTTTCAAACGGTTCCACCATCTGATACCGATGACAGTATTTAG
- a CDS encoding dicarboxylate/amino acid:cation symporter, producing MVHRTLVGSSGIFIFSSTEVMEVLKEKSLLSNIGVQVVIAMIIGTLVGAMMGESATMFAPLGAIFINLIKMLVIPLVAVALISGAAGLGNSSSAGKVGVTTLGYFALTSALAVALALVMGEIFEPGRGIDVTGVEGMFSSEYAAKGELPTFWATITGMIPTNVFQSLNEANILQILVFCLFFGIAISKQAKEKRDPIINGVNAIVDAMVWMINKVMIIAPLGVFGLMAEAVGTFGFGALMVVFKLFVVYIAAILIFGFVAYPLMIQIFTKTSAKKFLVAMKKPQAVALSTASSMATLPVTMETVEKELGVRNSTASFVLPLGATINMSGNAIYYGLVAIFFAQLFNIDLSMGAYVAIIVTSTLGAVGQAGVPGPSFLVVAVLLAAGIPIEGLPLLFALDRIFDMIRTALNITGDAACAVIVDSLIEDEVQEAELKKQQA from the coding sequence ATGGTACATCGTACATTGGTGGGTAGTTCTGGGATTTTTATATTTAGTAGCACAGAGGTTATGGAAGTGTTAAAAGAAAAGAGTTTACTAAGCAACATCGGCGTTCAAGTCGTTATTGCAATGATCATCGGTACCCTAGTCGGAGCGATGATGGGTGAGAGTGCAACAATGTTCGCTCCACTGGGTGCTATCTTCATCAATTTGATCAAGATGCTGGTTATCCCTCTAGTAGCAGTTGCACTAATTTCAGGCGCTGCTGGCTTAGGCAATAGCTCATCTGCAGGTAAAGTTGGTGTAACTACACTGGGTTACTTTGCACTAACATCTGCACTTGCTGTAGCACTAGCACTTGTTATGGGTGAAATATTCGAACCAGGTCGTGGTATCGATGTGACTGGCGTTGAAGGCATGTTCTCTTCTGAATACGCTGCGAAGGGCGAACTTCCAACGTTCTGGGCAACCATCACTGGCATGATCCCTACCAACGTTTTCCAATCACTGAATGAAGCAAACATTCTGCAAATCCTAGTTTTCTGCTTGTTCTTTGGTATTGCGATTTCTAAACAAGCAAAAGAGAAACGTGACCCAATCATCAATGGCGTAAACGCGATTGTTGACGCTATGGTTTGGATGATCAACAAGGTTATGATCATTGCACCACTTGGCGTATTCGGCCTAATGGCAGAAGCAGTTGGTACATTCGGTTTTGGCGCACTAATGGTTGTGTTCAAACTTTTCGTCGTGTACATCGCTGCGATTCTGATCTTCGGCTTTGTGGCTTACCCACTGATGATTCAAATCTTCACTAAGACTTCTGCGAAGAAGTTCCTCGTTGCAATGAAGAAGCCTCAAGCGGTTGCACTATCAACAGCCTCTTCAATGGCGACACTACCAGTAACAATGGAAACGGTAGAGAAGGAACTTGGCGTTCGTAACTCAACGGCTTCATTCGTTCTTCCTCTAGGTGCGACGATCAACATGTCTGGTAACGCAATTTACTACGGCCTAGTTGCTATCTTCTTCGCACAGCTGTTCAACATCGACCTGTCTATGGGTGCTTACGTTGCTATCATCGTAACCTCTACGTTAGGCGCAGTTGGTCAAGCCGGTGTTCCAGGTCCTTCTTTCCTAGTAGTTGCGGTTCTTCTAGCGGCTGGTATCCCTATCGAAGGTCTACCTCTGTTGTTCGCTCTAGACCGTATCTTCGACATGATCCGTACTGCTCTGAACATCACTGGTGATGCAGCATGTGCAGTCATCGTTGACTCTCTGATCGAAGACGAAGTACAAGAAGCTGAGCTAAAGAAGCAACAAGCTTAA
- a CDS encoding trp operon leader peptide produces the protein MLQEFNQNHKDKVLELSSVEASSELNWWRTWTSSWWANVYF, from the coding sequence ATGTTACAAGAATTTAACCAAAACCATAAAGATAAAGTTTTAGAACTTTCTTCAGTAGAAGCAAGTTCAGAGCTTAATTGGTGGCGCACTTGGACAAGTTCTTGGTGGGCTAACGTGTACTTCTAG